Below is a genomic region from Actinomycetota bacterium.
GGCGGGGCCCCGCCACCCAGCCCATGCCGGTCTGCACGATCGGGTACTCCACCCCGAGCAGGTCGCACAAACGGGTGTGCAGCGGCCCCTTCACGCGGTCACCGCACCTCGGCGCCACGCAGGTCGCCGGGGTCGAGCGCCTCTCGGATCAAGCGGAGCTCGTCGTCGGTGGGCGGGCGCGTCTCCTGTACGGCGTCGTCCACGACCAGCGGGAAGCCGGTCGCCGCGACGATGTCGTCGACGGACACGCCGGGGTGGAACGAGCGCAGACGCATGGTGCGGTCCGACGTCTCGAAGTCGAACACGCCCTTGCTGCTCACCACCCGGCGGATCTCGTGGAAGGGCGTCGGCGACGGGTAGCCGACGCCTGATACGAAGTCGACATGTTCGACGAACACACGCGTCGAATGGTTCGGCACCCAGTAGCTCGTGGCGTGGTTGACGGTGTTGCCCGGCGCGCCGCGCACCCCGAGCAGCTGCGCCTTGGGTCGTGCCCACTCGCCGATGCAGGCGATGTTCTGGTTGCCGTGCCGGTCGATCTGGGTGGCGCCCATCATCACGTGGCGCCGGCCCGACCAGACCACGTCGAAGACCGAGCGGTAGGGCATCCAGCCCTCGACGACCTTCTCGTGCCGGCCTGCGCCGACCGCCAGCGGATTGGCGACGACGAGCGCCTCGCCGTCGGTGACCAACAGGTCGGGCTCGAACGTGGCCTTCGCCAGACGGGCGCCGATCGTGGGGACGATGCCGATGGGGCTGGCCAACACCTCGCCATCGCCCCGCCACACCTCGGCGCACGCGACGACACAGATCTCGGCGAGCGAGACGCCGCCGGTCACCGGGTCACCAGCCGGCGGTACTCGGCCTCGTCGACGTCGATGTAGCGGGCCTTGAACTCGCTCCAATCCGTGGACGCGTACTCCTTCTGAAACGCCTCGTCCCGTCCGTAATCGGGGTCACACGAGGTGAAGTGGGCTCCGTTCGGCGCCTCGACGACACCGTCGGTCATCATGCGGTTGATGCGCAACGTGTGCACCGATCCTTCGGTCAGCAGCGCGTGGGTGGTGAGGATGCGCTCGCACGACAGAAAGCGGCGGCGGGCCGCCATGCAGAACAGGTCGTCGAAGTAGAGGTCGGGTCCGAGGTACTGGCCGTTCCCGCTCGCGTCGGCCCGATTCATGTGCACGAGCGCCACGTCGAGCGCGATG
It encodes:
- a CDS encoding CoA-transferase → MTGGVSLAEICVVACAEVWRGDGEVLASPIGIVPTIGARLAKATFEPDLLVTDGEALVVANPLAVGAGRHEKVVEGWMPYRSVFDVVWSGRRHVMMGATQIDRHGNQNIACIGEWARPKAQLLGVRGAPGNTVNHATSYWVPNHSTRVFVEHVDFVSGVGYPSPTPFHEIRRVVSSKGVFDFETSDRTMRLRSFHPGVSVDDIVAATGFPLVVDDAVQETRPPTDDELRLIREALDPGDLRGAEVR